One Thauera sp. K11 DNA window includes the following coding sequences:
- a CDS encoding EAL domain-containing protein, with amino-acid sequence MAQRGGWLAAATLAAVAALTQPAPLQRLDLVIYDALEPLARPGGPEPRSAIVAIDEASLAAFGRWPWHRGLHAAVLDRLTDAGAAAVGMAVLFPESADGDAALAAAMQRAGNVVLATAPGTLPGGRGVRDLLPTGTLAEKAAGIGHVDVELDADSLARRTFERAGTGIPAWPALSLAVLHRAEPDGRPPAEAAAPAAANAASWVRAGEMLLPFPGRSLRPPTYSALALLRDAQLAASLRGKAVFVGTTAAGLEAGLATPGSRNASPMPAVEFHARAFDAARSGHVYRSAAPATAAVFTLLMLALPLAVHPLLGLRGAIAGSAFALAPLVASGVILYSTRVWVPPAAATASFVLGHLLWFALYLKQTRGSLLRARLGAEATLRSIADAVITVDGAGRIVLMNEVAEKLAGIGLDRVQGQAAAGFLAGFCSAATEIDRLLADCLRGHGTLRLSEPLEWRRPDGAPCSLRVTLTPIGDGGAGAVLAFNDVTETVAFTARLLYEATHDPLTGLPNRTLLLDRLRQALTQAKRKDSLVALLFVDLDRFKRINDSLGHNWGDHVLKVVAQRLEASVRAGDTVSRWGGDEFIVLLDNVTERNAVASIAGKIVEVLDREIETDDGTSLVASCSIGVGLGPQDSDDAETLLSMADKAMYRGKMEGGGNFTFYAADMNTWSRDRLKMEGALRHALANREFELFFQPQVDIHGNRLVGLESLIRWRKPGAGLVTPATFIPAAEECGVIRSIGEWALHEAAEQVARWSAEGLQPVPLAVNVSARQCSDMGVVEAIRSALACSRIDPGLLKIELTESTTMHNVDFVATLLDSVNRIGVGVAVDDFGTGYSSLSYLKRFPITELKIDKSFVGEIATGGDDAAIVRGTIALAHGLEMTVVAEGVETAAQLEFLAGHHCDVAQGYFFAEPMPASEVRRWLLAPPSQLARGG; translated from the coding sequence ATGGCGCAACGCGGCGGCTGGCTGGCCGCCGCCACGCTCGCCGCAGTCGCCGCGCTGACGCAGCCGGCACCGCTGCAGCGGCTGGATCTCGTCATCTACGACGCGCTGGAACCGCTGGCGCGGCCGGGCGGGCCGGAGCCCCGATCGGCCATCGTCGCCATCGACGAAGCCAGCCTGGCGGCGTTCGGGCGCTGGCCGTGGCACCGCGGCCTGCACGCCGCCGTGCTGGACCGGTTGACCGACGCCGGGGCGGCTGCGGTCGGCATGGCGGTGCTGTTCCCGGAAAGCGCCGACGGCGACGCGGCGCTGGCCGCGGCGATGCAGCGCGCCGGCAACGTGGTGCTGGCGACCGCTCCCGGCACCCTGCCCGGCGGGCGCGGCGTGCGCGATTTGCTGCCCACCGGCACGCTGGCCGAAAAGGCCGCGGGCATCGGCCATGTGGACGTCGAACTCGACGCCGATTCGCTTGCACGGCGCACCTTCGAACGCGCGGGGACCGGCATCCCCGCATGGCCCGCCCTGTCGCTCGCGGTGCTGCACCGGGCAGAGCCGGACGGAAGGCCACCGGCGGAGGCGGCCGCTCCGGCGGCGGCCAACGCCGCGTCGTGGGTGCGCGCCGGCGAGATGCTGCTCCCCTTCCCCGGGCGCAGCCTGCGCCCGCCGACCTATTCCGCGCTGGCGCTCCTGCGGGACGCGCAGCTTGCCGCCAGCCTGCGCGGCAAGGCGGTCTTCGTCGGCACCACGGCGGCCGGGCTCGAGGCCGGGCTCGCCACTCCGGGTTCGCGCAATGCTTCGCCGATGCCCGCAGTGGAGTTCCACGCACGCGCCTTCGACGCCGCGCGCAGCGGCCATGTCTATCGCAGCGCAGCACCTGCCACGGCAGCGGTCTTCACGCTGCTGATGCTCGCGCTGCCGCTCGCCGTCCATCCTCTGCTCGGACTGCGCGGCGCCATCGCGGGCAGCGCCTTCGCGCTCGCCCCGCTGGTGGCGAGCGGCGTCATCCTGTATTCCACGCGCGTCTGGGTGCCGCCTGCCGCCGCGACGGCGAGCTTCGTCCTCGGCCATCTGCTGTGGTTCGCGCTGTACCTGAAGCAGACGCGGGGGTCGCTGCTGCGCGCCCGCCTCGGCGCCGAGGCTACCCTGCGCTCGATTGCCGATGCCGTGATCACCGTGGACGGCGCCGGACGCATCGTGCTGATGAACGAAGTCGCCGAGAAGCTGGCCGGCATCGGCCTGGACCGGGTCCAGGGGCAGGCCGCCGCCGGCTTCCTCGCCGGATTCTGCTCCGCCGCCACCGAGATCGACCGGCTGCTCGCCGACTGCCTGCGCGGACACGGGACGCTGCGCCTGTCCGAACCGCTGGAGTGGCGCCGTCCCGATGGCGCGCCGTGTTCGCTGCGCGTCACCCTCACGCCGATCGGCGACGGCGGCGCAGGCGCGGTCCTGGCTTTCAACGACGTCACCGAAACGGTCGCCTTCACCGCCCGCCTGCTGTACGAAGCCACCCATGATCCGCTCACCGGCCTGCCCAACCGCACCCTGCTGCTCGACCGCCTGCGCCAGGCGCTGACGCAGGCGAAGCGCAAGGACAGCCTGGTGGCGCTGCTGTTCGTCGACCTCGACCGCTTCAAGCGCATCAACGACAGCCTCGGCCACAACTGGGGCGACCACGTGCTGAAGGTCGTGGCGCAACGCCTGGAGGCGTCGGTGCGCGCCGGCGACACCGTATCGCGCTGGGGCGGCGACGAGTTCATCGTGCTGCTGGACAACGTCACCGAGCGCAATGCGGTGGCCAGCATCGCCGGCAAGATCGTCGAAGTGCTGGACCGCGAGATCGAAACCGACGACGGCACCAGCCTCGTGGCCTCGTGCAGCATCGGCGTCGGCCTCGGCCCGCAGGACAGCGACGACGCCGAGACCCTGCTGTCGATGGCCGACAAGGCGATGTACCGCGGCAAGATGGAAGGCGGCGGAAACTTCACCTTCTACGCCGCCGACATGAACACCTGGTCGCGCGACCGCCTGAAGATGGAGGGCGCCCTGCGCCATGCGCTGGCCAATCGCGAGTTCGAGCTGTTCTTCCAGCCCCAGGTGGACATCCACGGCAACCGCCTGGTCGGCCTGGAATCCCTGATCCGCTGGCGCAAACCGGGCGCCGGCCTCGTCACCCCCGCGACCTTCATCCCGGCGGCGGAGGAATGCGGCGTCATCCGCTCCATCGGCGAATGGGCGCTGCACGAGGCGGCGGAGCAGGTCGCGCGCTGGTCGGCCGAAGGCCTGCAGCCGGTGCCGCTGGCCGTCAACGTGTCGGCACGCCAGTGCTCCGACATGGGCGTGGTCGAGGCCATACGGAGCGCGCTGGCCTGCAGCCGGATCGACCCCGGCCTGCTGAAGATCGAGCTGACGGAATCCACCACGATGCACAACGTCGACTTCGTCGCCACCCTGCTCGACAGCGTGAACCGCATCGGCGTCGGGGTGGCGGTGGACGATTTCGGCACCGGCTATTCGTCGCTGTCGTACCTGAAGCGCTTTCCGATCACCGAACTGAAGATCGACAAGAGCTTCGTCGGCGAGATCGCCACCGGCGGCGACGATGCCGCGATCGTGCGCGGAACCATCGCCCTGGCGCACGGGCTGGAGATGACGGTGGTTGCCGAAGGCGTCGAGACCGCGGCGCAGCTCGAGTTTCTCGCCGGGCACCACTGCGACGTCGCGCAGGGCTACTTCTTCGCCGAACCGATGCCCGCGAGCGAGGTCCGCCGCTGGCTGCTCGCGCCGCCGTCGCAACTGGCGCGCGGCGGCTGA
- a CDS encoding CopD family protein, giving the protein MLVLKSLHIIFVVSWFAGLFYLPRLFVNHAMVSDAATIERLAMMERKLYRFVTPIGILAVVLGLWLWFGYGFAGGWLHAKTALVVLLIAYHLYCGKLMRDFAAGRNTRSHVWFRVFNEIPVVVLFAVVFLAVLKPF; this is encoded by the coding sequence ATGCTGGTTCTCAAATCGCTGCACATCATCTTCGTCGTGAGCTGGTTCGCCGGCCTCTTCTACCTGCCGCGCCTGTTCGTCAATCATGCGATGGTGAGCGACGCGGCGACCATCGAGCGGCTGGCGATGATGGAGCGCAAGCTCTACCGCTTCGTCACGCCGATTGGCATCCTGGCGGTCGTGCTCGGCCTGTGGCTGTGGTTCGGCTACGGCTTTGCCGGCGGCTGGCTGCATGCGAAGACGGCGCTGGTCGTGCTGCTGATCGCCTACCACCTCTACTGCGGCAAGCTCATGCGCGACTTCGCCGCCGGCCGCAACACCAGGAGCCACGTCTGGTTCCGGGTGTTCAACGAGATCCCGGTGGTCGTCCTGTTCGCCGTCGTGTTCCTGGCCGTGCTGAAGCCCTTCTGA
- a CDS encoding NAD-dependent epimerase/dehydratase family protein, with protein sequence MRRILIIGSGDVAARALPWLTRRFKVFALVRRTEDAAALRAAGAVPVVADLDDRRSLWKLAGIADAVLHLAPPPAQGEGDPRTKAVLAALGTRGSLPQTLVYISTTGVYGDCGGALVDETRPCRPQSARARRRVAAERLVRGFGRRSGARTGVLRVPGIYAADRLPLERLRRGDPVLAPGDDVHTSHIHADDLARLACAALFRARGGRAWNAADDTRLKMGDYFDLVADAFGLPRPPRLARAEIAGRLPPTVLSFMAESRRVDNRRMKRELRTPLRHPTVADGIRDALARRGVG encoded by the coding sequence ATGAGACGGATCCTGATCATCGGCAGCGGCGACGTGGCCGCCCGGGCACTGCCCTGGCTGACGCGGCGCTTCAAGGTGTTCGCCCTGGTGCGCCGCACGGAGGACGCGGCAGCGCTGCGGGCAGCGGGTGCGGTGCCCGTCGTCGCGGACCTCGACGACAGACGCAGCCTGTGGAAGCTGGCCGGCATCGCCGACGCCGTCCTGCACCTTGCACCGCCGCCGGCGCAGGGGGAGGGCGATCCGCGCACCAAGGCCGTGCTGGCCGCGCTCGGAACCCGCGGCAGTCTACCACAGACCCTCGTATACATAAGTACGACAGGGGTTTACGGCGATTGCGGCGGTGCGCTGGTGGACGAGACGCGGCCATGCCGTCCGCAAAGCGCCCGGGCCCGCAGGCGGGTGGCGGCCGAGCGTCTCGTGCGCGGCTTCGGGCGCCGCAGCGGGGCGCGGACCGGGGTGCTGCGCGTGCCCGGCATCTACGCCGCCGACCGTCTGCCGCTCGAGCGCCTGCGCCGCGGCGACCCGGTGCTGGCGCCCGGCGACGACGTGCATACCAGCCACATCCATGCCGACGATCTGGCACGCCTGGCCTGCGCCGCACTGTTCCGCGCCCGCGGCGGCCGGGCGTGGAACGCGGCCGATGACACGCGGCTGAAGATGGGCGACTATTTCGACCTCGTGGCCGACGCCTTCGGCCTGCCCCGTCCGCCGCGCCTGGCCCGCGCAGAGATCGCCGGCCGTCTGCCGCCGACGGTGCTGTCGTTCATGGCCGAGTCCCGCAGGGTCGACAACCGGCGCATGAAGCGGGAATTGCGTACGCCGCTGCGGCATCCCACGGTGGCCGACGGCATCCGCGACGCGCTGGCGCGCCGCGGCGTGGGCTGA
- a CDS encoding type IV pilus twitching motility protein PilT, producing MDITELLAFAVKNKASDLHLSAGLPPMIRVHGDVRRINLPPMEHKDVHAMVYDIMNDAQRKQYEESWECDFSFAVPNLARFRVNAFNQNRGAGAVFRTIPSKVLTLEELNCPKIFKEIADQPRGIVLVTGPTGSGKSTTLAAMVDYINENEYGHILTVEDPIEFVHESKRSLINQREVHRDTMSFNNALRAALREDPDVILVGEMRDLETIRLALTAAETGHLVFGTLHTSSAAKTIDRIVDVFPAAEKDMVRSMLSESLRAVISQTLLKTKDGAGRVAAHEIMIGTPAIRNLIRENKIAQMYSSIQTGQNVGMQTLDQCLADLVRRNVVSAAEARVRAQNKDNFAS from the coding sequence ATGGACATCACCGAACTGCTCGCCTTCGCGGTCAAGAACAAGGCTTCCGACCTCCACCTCTCGGCCGGCCTTCCGCCGATGATCCGCGTGCACGGCGACGTGCGCCGCATCAACCTGCCGCCCATGGAACACAAGGACGTGCACGCCATGGTGTACGACATCATGAACGATGCGCAGCGCAAGCAGTACGAGGAGAGCTGGGAGTGCGACTTCTCGTTCGCGGTGCCCAACCTCGCGCGCTTCCGCGTCAATGCGTTCAACCAGAACCGCGGCGCGGGCGCGGTGTTCCGGACCATTCCGTCCAAGGTGCTGACGCTCGAGGAACTCAACTGCCCGAAGATCTTCAAGGAGATCGCCGACCAGCCGCGCGGCATCGTGCTCGTCACCGGGCCCACCGGCTCGGGCAAGTCGACCACGCTGGCGGCGATGGTCGACTACATCAACGAGAACGAATACGGCCACATCCTCACCGTCGAGGACCCGATCGAATTCGTGCATGAATCCAAGCGCAGCCTGATCAACCAGCGCGAGGTGCACCGCGACACGATGTCCTTCAACAACGCGCTGCGCGCCGCGCTGCGCGAGGACCCGGACGTGATCCTGGTGGGCGAAATGCGCGACCTCGAAACCATCCGCCTGGCGCTGACCGCGGCCGAGACCGGCCACCTGGTGTTCGGCACGCTGCACACCTCGTCGGCGGCCAAGACCATCGACCGCATCGTCGACGTCTTCCCGGCGGCGGAAAAGGACATGGTGCGCTCCATGCTGTCGGAATCGCTGCGCGCAGTGATCTCGCAGACGCTGCTGAAGACCAAGGACGGCGCCGGCCGGGTGGCGGCGCACGAGATCATGATCGGCACCCCCGCCATCCGCAACCTGATCCGCGAGAACAAGATCGCGCAGATGTACTCGTCGATCCAGACCGGCCAGAACGTGGGCATGCAGACGCTGGACCAGTGCCTGGCCGATCTCGTGCGGCGCAACGTGGTGTCGGCCGCCGAGGCCCGCGTGCGTGCGCAGAACAAGGATAATTTCGCCAGTTGA
- a CDS encoding PilT/PilU family type 4a pilus ATPase, producing the protein MERDQALKFMHDLLRLMLQKNGSDLFINAGFPPAIKVDGRIVPQSNQPLLPQHTAELARAIMNDRQAAEFEATKECNFAISPAGIGRFRANAYVQQGRIALVLRTIPQRIPTFEELGLPRVLSEVAMTKRGLVIFVGGTGTGKTTSLAAMVDYRNQNSYGHIITVEDPIEFVHAHKNCIVSQRELGIDTDSWESALKNTLRQAPDVILMGEIRDRETMDYAIAFAETGHLCLATLHANSANQAIDRIINFFPEDRRQQLLMDLSLNLRALVSQRLLPMKERKGRVPAVEILLNSPLIADLIFKGDIPSIKDIMKRSRELGMQTFDQALFELYETELITYEDALRNADSVNDLRLQIKLNSRHGERDMSAGIQNLDIV; encoded by the coding sequence ATGGAACGCGACCAGGCCCTCAAGTTCATGCACGACCTGCTGCGGCTGATGCTGCAGAAGAACGGCTCGGACCTCTTCATCAACGCCGGCTTTCCACCCGCGATCAAGGTCGACGGCCGCATCGTCCCGCAGTCCAACCAGCCGCTGCTGCCCCAGCACACGGCGGAACTGGCGCGCGCGATCATGAACGATCGCCAGGCGGCCGAGTTCGAGGCCACCAAGGAATGCAACTTCGCCATCTCGCCGGCGGGCATCGGCCGCTTCCGCGCCAACGCCTACGTGCAGCAGGGCCGCATCGCACTGGTGCTGCGCACGATTCCGCAGCGCATCCCGACCTTCGAGGAACTGGGCCTGCCGCGGGTGCTGAGCGAGGTGGCGATGACCAAGCGCGGGCTGGTGATCTTCGTCGGCGGCACCGGCACGGGCAAGACGACCTCGCTGGCGGCGATGGTCGATTACCGCAACCAGAACTCCTATGGCCACATCATCACCGTCGAGGATCCGATCGAGTTCGTGCACGCGCACAAGAACTGCATCGTGTCGCAGCGCGAGCTGGGTATCGACACCGACTCCTGGGAAAGCGCGCTGAAGAACACGCTGCGCCAGGCGCCGGACGTGATCCTGATGGGCGAGATCCGCGACCGCGAGACGATGGACTACGCGATCGCCTTCGCCGAGACCGGCCACCTGTGCCTGGCCACGCTGCACGCCAACAGCGCCAACCAGGCGATCGACCGCATCATCAACTTCTTCCCCGAGGACCGGCGCCAGCAACTGCTGATGGACCTGTCGCTGAACCTGCGCGCGCTGGTGTCGCAGCGCCTGCTGCCGATGAAGGAGCGCAAGGGCCGCGTGCCGGCGGTGGAGATCCTGCTCAACTCGCCGCTGATCGCCGACCTGATCTTCAAGGGCGACATCCCGAGCATCAAGGACATCATGAAACGCTCGCGCGAGCTGGGCATGCAGACCTTCGACCAGGCGCTGTTCGAACTCTACGAGACCGAACTCATCACCTACGAGGATGCGCTGCGCAATGCCGACTCGGTGAACGACCTGCGCTTGCAGATCAAGCTCAACAGCCGGCACGGCGAGCGCGACATGAGCGCCGGCATCCAGAACCTGGACATCGTCTGA
- a CDS encoding FecR family protein: MWASALSPNATAEDYRYVVRPGDNPWNLTQRFLKGIVYWPRIQQYNRIVDATAMQPGTTLRIPVGWMRAAARQAEIADLRGDVFLERGGEPAQAAAAGMPVAPGATLRTGDEGSVSLQFPDGSRTLIGPGTVVRLVELRRLTLSSGQQTRFELQQGEMENEVAGSRGSGGRFVIQAPAATAAVRGTRFRVASAADGMRNETLQGTVALQNRKGSTLLRAGTGTHVRAGAAPGAAQPLLPAPVLDALPARIERLPARLEIPAVAGAHAYRSQIFPATGAAAAESDRSGPTAHVLSTGDLPDGVHRLRVRAIGEGGLEGLDAEREIVIDARPEPPFLHEPPSDGWVVDEHPAFRWARSGDAARYHFQLAAERDFHAPLVVAQGLESPEWIAGQPLAPSVYFWRVAVETDAEGLGPYSDPQRFTLPPPGPQPQPPEIDGDTMELRWRAGNPGERFQVQISRDPAFAAPEIDRVTDEARLSMPRPEPGLLHLRVRTLAPDTPPGPWGKAQQVEIPHSHWRALLILVPVLLIAL; the protein is encoded by the coding sequence ATGTGGGCCTCGGCCCTGAGCCCGAACGCAACGGCGGAAGACTACCGCTACGTGGTGCGGCCCGGCGACAACCCCTGGAACCTGACGCAGCGCTTCCTGAAAGGCATCGTCTACTGGCCGCGGATCCAGCAATACAACCGCATCGTCGATGCCACCGCCATGCAGCCCGGCACCACCCTGCGCATCCCGGTGGGCTGGATGCGCGCGGCCGCGCGGCAGGCGGAGATCGCCGACCTGCGCGGCGACGTCTTCCTCGAACGAGGCGGGGAGCCGGCGCAGGCCGCGGCCGCGGGCATGCCGGTGGCGCCCGGTGCCACGCTGCGCACCGGCGACGAAGGCAGCGTCTCGCTGCAGTTCCCCGACGGCAGCCGCACGCTGATCGGCCCCGGCACGGTGGTGCGCCTCGTCGAACTGCGGCGGCTCACCTTGTCGTCGGGGCAGCAGACCCGGTTCGAGCTGCAGCAGGGTGAAATGGAGAACGAGGTGGCGGGCAGCCGGGGCAGCGGCGGCCGTTTCGTCATCCAGGCCCCGGCGGCGACCGCCGCGGTGCGCGGCACCCGGTTCCGCGTCGCGAGCGCGGCGGACGGCATGCGCAACGAGACGCTGCAGGGGACGGTCGCGCTGCAGAACCGCAAGGGCTCCACGCTGCTGCGCGCCGGCACGGGGACGCACGTCCGCGCCGGCGCCGCGCCGGGCGCCGCGCAGCCGCTGCTGCCCGCGCCGGTGCTCGACGCCCTGCCGGCACGCATCGAACGGCTCCCCGCGCGGCTCGAGATCCCCGCCGTGGCGGGTGCGCACGCCTATCGCAGCCAGATCTTCCCGGCAACGGGCGCGGCGGCGGCCGAATCCGATCGCAGCGGCCCCACCGCCCACGTCCTCAGCACCGGCGACCTGCCCGACGGCGTCCACCGCCTGCGGGTGCGGGCCATAGGCGAAGGCGGCCTGGAGGGCCTGGACGCCGAGCGCGAGATCGTCATCGACGCCCGGCCCGAGCCGCCCTTCCTCCACGAACCGCCGAGCGACGGCTGGGTGGTCGACGAACACCCGGCGTTCCGCTGGGCACGGAGCGGCGACGCCGCCCGCTACCACTTCCAGCTCGCGGCGGAGCGCGATTTCCACGCGCCGCTGGTCGTTGCCCAGGGGCTCGAAAGCCCGGAATGGATCGCCGGGCAGCCACTGGCGCCCAGCGTCTATTTCTGGCGCGTCGCAGTCGAGACCGATGCCGAGGGCCTCGGCCCCTACTCCGACCCGCAGCGCTTCACGCTGCCCCCGCCCGGCCCGCAGCCGCAGCCGCCGGAAATCGATGGCGACACGATGGAACTGCGCTGGCGTGCCGGCAACCCGGGCGAACGCTTCCAGGTGCAGATCAGCCGCGACCCCGCCTTCGCCGCGCCGGAGATCGACCGCGTGACGGACGAAGCCAGGCTGTCGATGCCGCGGCCGGAGCCGGGGCTCCTCCACCTGCGGGTGCGCACGCTGGCACCGGACACGCCACCCGGCCCGTGGGGCAAGGCGCAGCAGGTCGAGATCCCCCACAGCCACTGGCGCGCCCTGCTGATCCTCGTCCCCGTGCTGCTCATCGCGCTATGA
- a CDS encoding THUMP domain-containing class I SAM-dependent RNA methyltransferase has translation MAETFFSPCPRGLEALLADELRALGAAGAEAVHGGVMWHGDWTACYRANLESRIATRVLWQVARGRYRAEVDIYKLAYGATWAKWFTADDTIRIYVTAQKSPLKSLEFITLRIKDAVCDHFRTVAGRRPSVDTADPAVRIHAFLTADIATLYIDTSGEPLYKRGFKPAAVEAPLKENLAAGILLLTGWQPGEPLLDPMCGSGTFLLEAAQIALDIAPGLGRRFGFERLRHADRAAWAGIRRAAEARRQAPRELAIFGSDIVGEQLRRSRTNLEAAGLADCVSLERADLLERTPPAPAGVMVTNPPYGVRIGEAEALAALYPRLGDALKQRWSGWRCFFFSGDPALPKLIGLKASRRTPLFNGALECRLLEYRMVAGSMRDRPQAAAGTDS, from the coding sequence ATGGCCGAAACCTTCTTTTCTCCGTGCCCGCGCGGCCTCGAAGCACTGCTCGCCGACGAACTGCGCGCCCTCGGCGCGGCCGGTGCGGAAGCGGTGCATGGCGGCGTGATGTGGCACGGCGACTGGACGGCATGCTACCGCGCCAATCTCGAAAGCCGGATCGCGACCCGCGTGCTGTGGCAGGTGGCGCGCGGCCGCTACCGTGCCGAGGTCGACATCTACAAGCTCGCCTACGGCGCGACGTGGGCGAAGTGGTTCACCGCCGACGACACCATCCGCATCTACGTCACCGCGCAGAAGTCGCCGCTGAAGAGCCTGGAGTTCATCACGCTGCGCATCAAGGATGCGGTGTGCGACCACTTCCGCACCGTCGCCGGCCGGCGCCCGAGCGTGGACACGGCCGATCCCGCGGTGCGCATCCACGCCTTCCTGACCGCGGATATCGCGACGCTGTACATCGACACCTCGGGCGAGCCGCTGTACAAGCGCGGCTTCAAGCCCGCGGCGGTGGAGGCGCCGCTGAAGGAGAACCTGGCCGCCGGCATCCTGCTCCTCACCGGCTGGCAGCCGGGCGAGCCCCTGCTCGATCCGATGTGCGGCAGCGGCACCTTCCTGCTCGAAGCGGCGCAGATCGCCCTCGACATCGCCCCCGGCCTGGGGCGGCGTTTCGGCTTCGAGCGCCTTCGCCATGCAGACCGCGCGGCCTGGGCGGGCATCCGCCGCGCGGCGGAAGCGCGCCGCCAGGCGCCGCGCGAACTGGCCATCTTCGGCTCGGACATCGTCGGCGAGCAGTTGCGGCGCAGCCGCACCAATCTGGAGGCCGCCGGCCTGGCCGACTGCGTGAGCCTGGAGCGCGCCGACCTGCTTGAACGCACGCCGCCCGCCCCCGCCGGCGTGATGGTGACGAATCCGCCCTACGGCGTGCGCATCGGCGAGGCCGAGGCGCTGGCGGCGCTCTATCCGCGCCTGGGCGACGCGCTCAAGCAGCGCTGGAGCGGCTGGCGCTGCTTCTTCTTCAGCGGCGATCCGGCGCTGCCCAAGCTGATCGGGCTGAAGGCGAGCCGCCGCACGCCGCTGTTCAACGGTGCGCTGGAGTGCCGCCTGCTGGAATACCGCATGGTGGCGGGCAGCATGCGCGACCGCCCGCAGGCTGCGGCGGGCACGGACTCCTGA
- a CDS encoding YggS family pyridoxal phosphate-dependent enzyme, whose translation MTLITANLQAVRGRIVRAAQAAGRDPASVALLAVSKTWPAGAVREAAAAGQRAFGENYVQEGADKAAALAALGLEWHFIGPLQSNKTRPVANAFDWVHSIDRLKIAERLSAQRDVHLPPLNVCIQVNVSGEDSKSGVAPGQARELARAVAVLPRLRLRGLMCIPEPTADEALLRSRFAALRTLKEALAADGLALDTLSMGMSHDLEAAIAEGATIVRVGTAIFGTRAAAGPVAAV comes from the coding sequence ATGACATTAATCACTGCCAACCTGCAAGCCGTGCGCGGCCGCATCGTCCGCGCCGCGCAGGCCGCCGGCCGCGATCCCGCATCCGTCGCACTGCTGGCGGTGAGCAAGACCTGGCCCGCCGGGGCGGTGCGCGAGGCGGCCGCGGCCGGCCAGCGCGCCTTCGGCGAGAACTACGTGCAGGAAGGCGCGGACAAGGCCGCGGCGCTTGCCGCGCTGGGGCTCGAATGGCATTTCATCGGCCCCCTGCAGAGCAACAAGACGCGGCCGGTGGCGAACGCCTTCGACTGGGTGCACAGCATCGACCGCCTGAAGATCGCCGAGCGCCTGTCGGCCCAGCGCGACGTGCATCTGCCGCCGCTGAACGTGTGCATCCAGGTCAATGTCAGCGGTGAGGACAGCAAGAGCGGCGTGGCGCCCGGGCAGGCGCGGGAACTGGCTCGCGCGGTGGCCGTGCTGCCGCGGCTGCGGCTGCGGGGCCTGATGTGCATCCCCGAGCCGACCGCCGACGAGGCGCTGCTGCGCAGCCGCTTCGCCGCGCTGCGCACGCTCAAGGAGGCGCTGGCGGCCGACGGGCTGGCGCTCGACACGCTGTCGATGGGCATGTCGCACGACCTCGAGGCGGCGATCGCCGAGGGGGCGACCATCGTGCGTGTGGGCACCGCCATCTTCGGCACCCGCGCGGCGGCCGGCCCGGTGGCGGCGGTCTGA
- the mobA gene encoding molybdenum cofactor guanylyltransferase MobA: MTDQTKPRPRITGVLLAGGQGQRMGGVDKGLMTFDGRPLAAHVLARLAPQVDELLVNANRNLSAWQAFGYPVFADDIPGYIGPLAGLHAALSRAAHPLVVTVPCDAPFLPGDLVLRLLSAWQGAGAGADVAVAKTAGRLHPVFCLCRREHVAHLDAYLAAGGRRVERWSEGLRVVEVGFDDQPAAFLNLNTPDELVRALAGTGHGDGR; the protein is encoded by the coding sequence GTGACCGACCAGACGAAACCCCGCCCCCGCATCACCGGCGTGCTGCTCGCCGGCGGGCAGGGGCAGCGCATGGGCGGGGTGGACAAGGGGCTGATGACGTTCGACGGCCGCCCGCTGGCGGCGCACGTGCTTGCGCGGCTCGCACCCCAGGTCGACGAACTGCTCGTCAACGCCAACCGGAACCTGTCCGCCTGGCAGGCATTCGGCTACCCGGTCTTTGCCGACGACATTCCCGGCTACATCGGACCGCTCGCCGGCCTGCACGCCGCGCTGAGCCGCGCCGCCCATCCGCTGGTCGTCACCGTGCCCTGCGATGCGCCCTTTCTCCCCGGCGACCTCGTCCTGCGCCTGTTGTCGGCCTGGCAGGGCGCCGGCGCCGGCGCCGACGTCGCGGTGGCGAAGACCGCCGGCCGGCTGCACCCGGTGTTCTGCCTGTGCCGGCGCGAACACGTCGCGCATCTCGACGCATACCTGGCCGCCGGCGGCCGCCGGGTCGAGCGCTGGAGCGAGGGGCTGCGGGTGGTCGAGGTCGGCTTCGACGACCAGCCGGCCGCCTTCCTCAACCTCAACACCCCCGACGAACTGGTCCGGGCGCTGGCCGGTACCGGGCACGGGGACGGAAGGTAG